The following DNA comes from Anastrepha obliqua isolate idAnaObli1 chromosome 1, idAnaObli1_1.0, whole genome shotgun sequence.
CTTGAGTGTTTGTATATCCAAACCACCATCACCACCATCATTATCGCTATTTTGGTTGTATTTGGAAAAGTAGGTGAGTGATTTCATTAGTTGATAGCTCTTCGAAATTGGTATATTAGAGTCGTAGACACTCTTGCTGGTACTACAATCCACATAGAACCACCAATTACATTTCAATATTGTTTGGTCGAAGAGTGTGTTCTCCGGGCATAGGAAAGACTTGCGCACGAGGCCATCATCGGTTAGTGCGCACACATGGAAGACCTAAAAAAGTAACTGATTTGAGGTAACCGAACCAAAGGATTGGTTAAAAGGTGTCTTACCATGCAACCCAAATCTGTATCCGCATACAGTCCAGGGAAATGTTTCTGTTTGCCACATGAGAAACTTGTGGGTGGTAAATCGACTTTTGACTTGAAGTTGTCATCGAAATTCTTGTCATAACCAACGGGATAGTACTCACGAGGAGCGTTCATGACCTGTGGAGAAAGATATGTAAtacaagttatttttttttttcgagtattaaattttataaatagtaAGAAAATGCATAATCAAATGCAAACAGCCCGACGACATCCTAGCATTTACAAATTATGATGGTAAATatcagcatcatcatcatcgtcatcatcatcagacAGTATTATAGCTcggggtgagctttagctttattcacaattttcttcAAGGCATTACGATTTTTCATTGTTCTTGGGTCAATATGACCCAACCAACCAACATTTTCTTTGTGATTTAATGCATAAGGATAACAGTTTTCCATATAACGTATTCTATATGCGCCATCACTTTCACGAAGTGCTACAAAGATCTTTCGGAGAATTTTACgttcgaaaatttttagaaagttctcatctaaataaataaaataaataattggcgcatacacttctgttaggtgtttggccgaggtcctcctcctatttgtggtgtgcgtcttgatgttgttccacaaatggagggacctacagtttcaagccgactccgaacggcagatatttttatgaggagctttttcatggcagatatacactcggaggcttgccgttgcctgccgaggggcgaccgctattagaaaaatgtttttattaattttgctttcaccgagattcgaaccaacgacctctctgtgaattccgaatggtaatcacgcaccaacccattcggctacggcggccgcacatTCATACGAAAATAAAAACGGGACGTATTAGCTTGCATTCACGCGTAAGAACTTTTGATTTTAGAAAGTAAGGCTTATTTGAAGCCACAATTCGGTGTTCTATTGTGTCGtgcatattgttgttgttttttagtaaaacacCAAGGTATTTAAATTGCTGAACTCCTGCtggtaaatatatacattttataacggggcactgtctaataggcCGGCACTCACAGAGAATAGACGTGCAGACACGTGACTTCTGAAGAATCCGTCTAgataaagaaaagtaaaagacGATTTTGCACCTTTTGTGCAGCCGCAGCGTAGGTAGGCAAttctttaatgagttggaagatctcaggaAGATCTCCCCCAaagctttttttctttatgcggCATAACAATGACAACCGCTACAATCCTACCTAACCTAAGCTATATACATTTTGTTCTAGTATTGCGAAAGTAATTCGCAAATGATGCCAgattatttgcatttaattgtgAACCGCCCTATTGAGAAACTCATCAGCATGCATGGTACTGTTCCTGATTTCTGAACACAAGCTCACGTTTTACACAAAGTTACCTTcccaaaattacatttttaaaaaacaaaacgtatATGTTACCACTTCTCACTATTTTTCCCTCCTCTTTTGTGTTGTGAAGAGGCTAATTTTACTTTGGAACCTATATTTTAGAAAGAGGCTTTAACATACTGATGGGTAATGAGCATTTTTGTAAGCTGAtgaaattctattaaaaattattgtaatatctGTAGCTTACTCTTGAATTCCACGTACACTTTGTACCgggcgttttctagaatcaggcTTAGGCTGTTAGCCTGCGATCTACTgaatatggataaagttcatactctttcgGATCTCTTaggattcatcaatgaatccaaaagattcgcggaagagtgagatcaaataaaaattttcagtcTTACCATCCCTACTGTGtctatcctgtctctctattccttccactATAATCTattcgggtgtagtacaatgatcTTCCTGACTGATTGCTTGGAGTTTTCCAACCTcacacaaatctaatctaatctaatctacccTTTGTACCATGCCAATCTACCACGAGGTAGAACCGTACTGAAACCAATAGTCATCATATCCCCAATAAGTTTGTGTTCTCAATGTATACCCGACAAGTCAAGAAAGACTTTATCACATTAACGAAAACTTCGCATAGTTGACAACATCCACTTATCTACCAACCTTCTCTCTTTCAACCGACCCATCAAAACCTCCCATTTCTCAAAAATTAGCCGACTGTGTGGAAAGCTAAGTAAAGGTATTCGGAACTCTCACATTCCCCACAACTAACTCATTTCCTCTCACCTTAGACATCTTACTCTCGAAGGCAACATTTTCTTTGACATTTTGGTTTTCGAATGCGTCCTGAGCTTGCGGCCAATTCATCATCACCGGAGCTCGGATGGCCGCCACTGGTACTGGCGTTGTCGTTGTTGTCGTTGTCGTAGTTCTTGCTGTGGTTGATGTACGCACAAATTCCTGACGCAACTTAGCCGCCAACATTGCGCGATGCTCAGCCTTCATCTGTTGTTCGCGCACATAAATTGCATGCTTGATCGTATCGACAGTGACATTAGCCGCCGATGCCAATTCCTCTACAGTCACATCCTTCAAATCGAATTTTGGTTCCTCGAACTGTAAATAATTCGGATGAGAATGCATAATGCGTTCTTCGGCGTTTGCTATAGATTTTGTAGCCGCAGCTAGTCGTGCAACAGAGCTGGGCATTGCCTGAAAAGCAGGCACGGCAATGGGTTGGGAGACAGTTGGATTGGCAACATGGAAGGTACGATTGGAATTCTGCgaagacaaagaaaaaattataaaaaattataaaaaaaagaaacaacaacttATACCATGCATATTTGAACACTCACCACTGGCCCTGAGTAACTTTCGACTAATTTATTGTTAAGGCGAACGCGTGGATTCGTTGTATCCACGGCAATATTTGTACGTCGCTGTGCTATTTGCGCGACTGGTACAGTTGCAGTTTTTGGAATGGGACGGAATGCAGGTACACCTAACGGTAATGGACGTGCCTCTGTCATGAGTTGCTTGGGCGCAGCCGACTGCTTTACATTTTCTCTATATGTGGCACTATAGGTAGGTGAGGCGCGTGCGCCAATGCGTTTATCGGGAATGGGGTGCTGTCCTGGCTGTAAgggtgaacaaaaaataaaaattttatacataagTACGTACTTAGATATCTGAACAATGTATTCTGCATTTAACaaggtttacaaaaaaactcaaacagttcatttcattaatttcaaaGTAATTCTCCATTTGAAAGATCGTACAGTGGGAAGGAAAGACTCTATTTAAGGATTCTCAAAGTTAACAGCGCATGTAtttcataagaaataaaacgGCGTTAACAATTTACGGTCaaattccaaaatattaaaCTACAATTGAACTAAGCTCATATATTTGGATACCCGGGAGTTTTTAGGGCTGCTGATTACAAATTCAGTGTCAGTTTTTCAATACTCAAACTAGCGGGCGCAAAATCAATGCTATGTTTGATGATCTTAGCTCATCCTTTTGATTTTACGTCTGCGATGTTGGAattatcattttgaatttttaaaaacttacacGATTTTATGAGCTTTCAACCCTCATTTAAAACATCTGAACATTATAAGCACTTTTGGAGTTCAGAACCATGTTTGGCATGCAAAAATAAATCGGAAATAAGACTTATGtagaaaacaattcaattttgcAGGCTTGTGTTGTATTTAAGTCTGTAAATAGgagtttttcattttggtgcGCCCCAGCAAATATTTTCCTCTTgaattttctgtaaaaaattcaaaccctCTAACATTCTAGCGCTTTAATAAGTTCCACGTAATTTCTTTAAGAAGAGAGTCAAAGTACCAACCAGGTGAGAGTTGAGGATTAAAATGTTCGATCAAAAAATTGCTCGCTAAATTTTATTACAGATATTTGAAGATAGTAATAGCCTTTGAGCTCGATTTATACAAAATGTTTCAAGTAAACTCTCTAATACTCTTTTAGCCAACAAATTGAAACTTTAACcaactgtaaaaaaaaattgtgataagGTGAAGCTAAATCCTCTTGGTAATCGACTATTTACTTGCATAGATACCATCGGTTGTAATCAGTTTTGAGCTACTAAAATGGATGTTCCACTACGACGACTGTTCTGATTATCCGGAATTTATGTAATTCTGGACCACGAGGACCTCGTATATGCAAACAACATTTCTTGGTGGAATTATACAAATGAAGCAATAGGAGCAGTACGAAAGATTTGACACGGCCTTATTGACAGTGAGTGCCTCTTGTGATTTTATAAAATGCATAAAGGGctgaaatatgcaaaaattgtaCCCTTTTGTATTATTAAAAGAGCAATTACCTgaatttttttgctgtaatacATTTATGATCAAAACTTATTTTCGAGGATATACCCCactatgaaaaataattaagccATATAAATTAATCAGTTTTAAGCATaatcaactatatttttatttaggattcaaattacaactaattttggGGATTACGCTGATATTTGGTACTGAAAAACTAAcgctaacaataacaaaagggCTTTAAAGATTTTGcagcaaatgttataaaaaatacactATTAacagctataagctcaacctcacttatgggcattCAAGCATCCTTAgcaacttcgagttcatccccctgtcaacggatcagtgtataccctcgcttagtccaaccggaaccttctccactcatattccatcaagggaagagtggaccgggggctacacttggggaaaggggctggtgaacttgttcacggatggatcgaagttggaagaaTTCAgattcaaattcaggttaccggaccactgtagtgtgttccaggcagaggcaTTCCAGGCAtgctcacatgcgtactaaaataaataaaaaaataaataattggcgcgtacacttctgttaggtgtttggccgagctcctcctcctatttatggtgtgcgtcttgatgttgttccacaaatggagggacctacagtttcaagccgactccgaacggcagatatttttatgaggagctttttcatggcagaaatacactcggaggtttgccattgcctgccgaggggcgaccgctattagaaaaatgtttttattaattttgctttcaccgagattcgaaccaacgacctctctgtgaattccgaatggtaatcacgcaccaacccattcggctacggcggccgcgagtacatgcgtactaacagtcagaaaagtaaatatttactctgacagccaagcggcaataagggccctcgggtcagtgacggtgcattcgaaactggtcagggaatgcctgacctcactttcgaatgcgtccgaattctttgacattagCCTCATCTGGTTTCCTCGCCACagcgacattgcaggaaactgcgaggcggatgagctggccagacaagggacctgtgaggtggtccccccgcgaaaggagagaattgggatccccctgactacctgcggtctgctcctggaaagatgagcatcgcgccaactcagcgaacgttaggcaagtacacaaacttgtaaggtcgcgaaatccttctggccggccacgtgtggaccaggggcgctcgggcgagcttctgaggttgacaaaatatcagctctcgcaTCTAGTGGGTTTTCTTACAggtcactatgcgcgaggaatgcatgctgtgaggctTGCAATTACCTCAAGTCCCTTTTGcgatggatgtatggaggatgaggtcgAATCATCTCAGTACATACTCCTTAGCTGcactgctctggcggggctaagatccaggcatcttggctcttctTTGGACTTCTttgctgcgcctgctgatatagcaggcgttgacattaaaaatctgatgaatttcatcagtagcacagagcggttgacgcaaacgcagcacagtcatcgttcgtaatccacacactctaacccacccaccctcctaaccatcccagcaccacctctccccgccctctccccgcatcggtcttcctctctcacctcacctccttcataatggtatcacaaaggaagAATCCGTTTTTCTCGTCCAAGTGTGTTCATTCCTTgagcaaccataccaacctaacctaacctaactattTCCAGTTATGCAATATTCTAACTATGCCAACGAAGATGAAGAAAAAGAAGCAATTGCAAATACATATAACGAGAACTTTTCCGTGTGAAAACCGCATCCTAAATAAAAGTTCGCACTGCgggtttaaaacattctagtgggtttaaaaaaatcatttacccaAATAGCAAAATTagtaaagaaaattttgcaCATGTTCGCAAGACTTGAGTTGAGTGTctagaatttttaattaaataaatttaaattggtCCATGAAacgtctagttcacaagtgtcaaatataattgacataagacgccatttgcaaaatttataaatcttctgataggataattaattttgtgccaccttgtataataatatataagtatattaaataCGTATATTTAAGGAATCACTCACCAGTTTccataaaattgtatacaattTCAGACTTCGAACTTACCGCAAGTTGTGTGGCAGGCAAAACACCAGCAGCATTACTTGGTGGTGGCCCATTTTTATAGCTAATAGCGCGACGACGTTCCGGTTCACCTTCCACATTGCCCAACGATTCGGCAAAGCCCAGTTCATCGCCCAAACTGAAACCttaattgaaagaaaacaataaaatgtcATTCAGTTGCtaagtattacttttttttatgtttaaatttataaaactcgTAGCAAAgagaaactaaataaaataaaaagtaacaaatttttttcttacaaaaaaactCGAACACGCAATTGCAccgtaaatttaaaacaattattagaaatttttgattatgaatatttttcaatagtttttattgtagcCAATTGTGTTTGATGCAGCACACGGAACCATTTTTGCATATAATAACAGTATGTAAGGTGACCAGGCTGCCTGTGATTATTAGCAACAATCAATGCTCGCCgaacgctgctgctgctgtaccAATTATAAACACCAAAGCGCACCGCGCATGCGTGTAGTTATAATTGCCTCCTGAGCATATGATTTTTCACCTTTCGCTTGCCTTTGCGTATATTCGCGTAtgttttattatcgagttttttttttgtttatttcgaaacatTGAGTCATTGACATTGGCACAAATACATAATAAAGCAGCTTTTATGTATGAACTCTGCACATATTTTATTGCGATTTTTGTGGTTTGGATTTTTTTGGCATTGCCATTCAgtctattataatttttataaaaaatttaaacggttaacatatcaaaaaaaaattaaattataaatgtgTTTTAATCAACTGTGAAAATTGGTAatagaaaaaacaattaaactaattaaaagtattagtaaacacaaaaaaatatattagaaaaataaaaagattaaacTACTAATTAGTTTTCTTtaattgattaataaaatttcttaaatattagaAACTTATTGTGACAAATTGTACATGaaaaatagatacatatatgtacatatttatgtgcgaATTTAAAGATATCCGTTTAAGTGAAATTAtgtgaaatttgttaaaagatttctaagtatattattatataatataagggTATTCACAAGACGGTAATCGAAAGAAGAGTTATTTTATACTCGACAGAACCAACTTCTTTAAATTTCTCCCCAACCGCTGAATTGTCGAcacattcggacgattatttccatcaaaaaaatcaaaaattctgcattgttgtttttaaaaattgagcATTTTCATAATATGATAAGTGTGAATAATCTTAATTTCtcaaattgtacatctgtcaaCTTGATAAATCCCaaaaaatgacataaaaaagataCCATCTTGAAATTACTCACTACTGACTGAGGCGTGACTTTAAAAAGCctctttatacagggtgggccaaataagacctactaatgttaagcacaaataacgtttttattttttgacatatttatttttttctttttgtaggttaaaattgaattgttggaaatttattatggatccctacagtacaacacagcgcgttaaaattatcgagtttttctattcttctcaacgatcaattgttttaacgagTATAAATATCGGcatatgtcggatgaagcgcatttccatttaaatggttatgtgaacaaataaaactgtacatagattgtggggctctgaaaatccaagggcaacacaccaacatcagttgcacccatctaaatgtactgtttggtgcggtgttatggccactagacttatcggtccatatttcttcgaaaatgaggatgaaacgccggaat
Coding sequences within:
- the LOC129235870 gene encoding uncharacterized protein LOC129235870 isoform X2, encoding MNFFVIGFLIMQAASFSLGDELGFAESLGNVEGEPERRRAISYKNGPPPSNAAGVLPATQLAPGQHPIPDKRIGARASPTYSATYRENVKQSAAPKQLMTEARPLPLGVPAFRPIPKTATVPVAQIAQRRTNIAVDTTNPRVRLNNKLVESYSGPVNSNRTFHVANPTVSQPIAVPAFQAMPSSVARLAAATKSIANAEERIMHSHPNYLQFEEPKFDLKDVTVEELASAANVTVDTIKHAIYVREQQMKAEHRAMLAAKLRQEFVRTSTTARTTTTTTTTTPVPVAAIRAPVMMNWPQAQDAFENQNVKENVAFESKMSKVMNAPREYYPVGYDKNFDDNFKSKVDLPPTSFSCGKQKHFPGLYADTDLGCMVFHVCALTDDGLVRKSFLCPENTLFDQTILKCNWWFYVDCSTSKSVYDSNIPISKSYQLMKSLTYFSKYNQNSDNDGGDGGLDIQTLKDSMAEEENGKAHRFSEKARSFIIRADETTAVPELATNSGASAGLETESMQLIKEVTPTASNVEEITTEDIITAQPIYDRLAELKAKLDSIKAAHSQLTTEQTNEA
- the LOC129235870 gene encoding uncharacterized protein LOC129235870 isoform X1: MNFFVIGFLIMQAARLACGTCVFESEFGFILNCNFKKSGLFRVRNLGGLKAHFGLGFSLGDELGFAESLGNVEGEPERRRAISYKNGPPPSNAAGVLPATQLAPGQHPIPDKRIGARASPTYSATYRENVKQSAAPKQLMTEARPLPLGVPAFRPIPKTATVPVAQIAQRRTNIAVDTTNPRVRLNNKLVESYSGPVNSNRTFHVANPTVSQPIAVPAFQAMPSSVARLAAATKSIANAEERIMHSHPNYLQFEEPKFDLKDVTVEELASAANVTVDTIKHAIYVREQQMKAEHRAMLAAKLRQEFVRTSTTARTTTTTTTTTPVPVAAIRAPVMMNWPQAQDAFENQNVKENVAFESKMSKVMNAPREYYPVGYDKNFDDNFKSKVDLPPTSFSCGKQKHFPGLYADTDLGCMVFHVCALTDDGLVRKSFLCPENTLFDQTILKCNWWFYVDCSTSKSVYDSNIPISKSYQLMKSLTYFSKYNQNSDNDGGDGGLDIQTLKDSMAEEENGKAHRFSEKARSFIIRADETTAVPELATNSGASAGLETESMQLIKEVTPTASNVEEITTEDIITAQPIYDRLAELKAKLDSIKAAHSQLTTEQTNEA